The following proteins are encoded in a genomic region of Chloroflexota bacterium:
- a CDS encoding site-specific DNA-methyltransferase produces the protein MQNEDVQSVVAEPQLSFPVASENTNGHGPPFAPAGLPPVTEHRLLLGDARDLSFLADESVHLVITSPPYFNLKKYHPGNPAQLGDFEDYDRFLDELDRAWQECARVLVPGGRICCVVGAVNVARRRGGRHFVLPLPSDIQVRSRRLGLDNLTPIIWLKVSNIKLEASRSSRFLGKPNLPNGVIKNDFETIVMLRKPGGYRKPTPDMERLSRIENDDYFRWFTPVWTDVTGASTQRHPAPFPLEIPKRLVRMFSFVGDTVLDPFMGTGTTSVAAALLGRNSVGVEVEPAYHHMAVDRFAESAGYGSVLVTEP, from the coding sequence ATGCAGAACGAGGACGTGCAGTCGGTCGTTGCGGAGCCGCAGTTATCCTTTCCCGTCGCTTCTGAGAATACGAATGGCCACGGGCCCCCTTTCGCGCCCGCTGGGTTGCCCCCGGTTACGGAGCACAGGCTTCTGCTCGGAGACGCACGCGATCTCAGCTTCCTCGCCGATGAATCGGTGCACCTCGTCATAACAAGTCCCCCGTACTTCAATCTGAAGAAATACCATCCAGGTAACCCGGCACAGCTAGGAGATTTCGAGGACTACGATCGTTTTTTGGACGAGCTTGACCGCGCGTGGCAGGAATGCGCGAGGGTCCTGGTCCCTGGGGGCCGAATTTGCTGCGTCGTCGGGGCTGTCAACGTGGCTCGGCGAAGGGGAGGTCGCCATTTCGTCCTTCCCCTACCTTCTGACATTCAGGTCCGGAGTCGTCGCTTAGGGCTCGATAATCTCACGCCGATCATCTGGCTGAAGGTGTCCAACATTAAGCTCGAAGCGTCGAGAAGCTCGCGGTTCCTTGGTAAGCCGAACCTCCCAAACGGTGTCATCAAGAACGATTTTGAGACGATCGTTATGCTGAGAAAGCCCGGTGGCTACCGGAAGCCCACGCCGGACATGGAGCGGCTGTCGCGGATCGAAAACGACGATTATTTCAGGTGGTTCACGCCGGTCTGGACGGACGTGACTGGCGCGAGCACGCAGCGGCATCCTGCTCCGTTTCCGCTAGAGATCCCGAAGCGTCTTGTGCGGATGTTCAGTTTTGTCGGAGATACGGTCCTGGATCCCTTTATGGGGACCGGCACGACGAGCGTCGCAGCAGCGTTGCTCGGTCGTAATTCCGTCGGGGTTGAGGTTGAGCCGGCTTACCACCACATGGCGGTTGACAGGTTTGCCGAATCGGCGGGATACGGTAGCGTCTTGGTGACTGAGCCGTGA
- a CDS encoding site-specific DNA-methyltransferase — MNLVVTSPPYALHFKKEYGNVDKQDYVRWFRPFAEQIHRVLKDDGSFVLNIGGSYNPGSPTRSLYHFKLLLMLCEELNFQLAQECFWFNPAKLPSPAEWVNVRRQRVKDSVEYIWWLSKSEWPKADNRNVLVEYSGDMQRLIRRGYRAKTRPSGHVITPKFGRDRGGSIPSNLIARGNNESNSSYIRACAAAGFRPHPARFPRALPEFFIQLLTDPTDVVVDPFAGSNMTGSVAEDLTRRWLAFELRGDYLASSMTRFNGQLHLILE, encoded by the coding sequence GTGAATCTTGTCGTGACCTCCCCGCCGTACGCGCTGCATTTCAAAAAAGAGTATGGAAACGTCGACAAGCAGGACTACGTGCGCTGGTTCCGACCGTTTGCGGAGCAGATCCACCGGGTGCTGAAAGACGATGGCAGCTTCGTTCTGAACATCGGCGGCAGCTACAACCCAGGCTCGCCGACCCGCTCTCTTTATCATTTCAAGCTGCTCTTGATGCTGTGCGAGGAATTGAATTTCCAACTTGCGCAGGAGTGTTTTTGGTTCAACCCTGCAAAACTGCCAAGTCCGGCGGAATGGGTAAATGTGCGCCGCCAGAGGGTTAAGGACTCGGTCGAATACATCTGGTGGTTAAGTAAGAGCGAATGGCCAAAGGCGGATAACAGAAACGTTTTGGTTGAGTACAGCGGCGACATGCAGCGCTTGATCAGACGAGGCTATCGGGCGAAGACCCGCCCCAGCGGGCACGTGATCACGCCGAAGTTTGGACGCGACCGCGGAGGATCTATTCCGTCAAATTTGATCGCACGGGGGAACAACGAGAGTAATTCCAGCTACATTCGCGCGTGTGCCGCAGCGGGATTTCGGCCACATCCAGCTCGGTTTCCTCGCGCGTTGCCTGAGTTTTTCATTCAGCTGTTAACTGACCCAACGGATGTCGTGGTGGACCCTTTCGCCGGCAGCAACATGACCGGGTCGGTTGCGGAAGATCTAACGCGGAGGTGGCTTGCGTTCGAGTTGCGCGGGGACTACCTCGCGTCCTCGATGACTCGTTTTAACGGGCAACTCCATCTCATTCTTGAATGA
- a CDS encoding 2OG-Fe(II) oxygenase: MAATYSEERDGPALLQQIDALPWDRIASDLDTFGAAPIPPLLDSAQCMQLIALFGDDARFRKRIDMGQHAYGEGEYKYFTYPLPPLVQALRVGLYRHLAPIGNRWATALGTPTRYADSLADFLDLCASAGQTKPTPLMLHYGPGGYNCLHQDLYGAVAFPLQVVFALSDPGRDYTGGDVLLVEQRPRAQSRGDSYVLARGAGLVFTTRYRPVAGRRGSYRVNVRHGVSRIRTGERFTLGIIFHDAA, translated from the coding sequence ATGGCCGCGACCTACTCTGAGGAGCGCGATGGCCCCGCGCTCCTTCAACAGATCGATGCTCTCCCGTGGGATCGGATCGCGTCGGACCTCGACACGTTCGGCGCTGCGCCCATCCCGCCGCTTCTCGATTCCGCGCAATGCATGCAGCTCATCGCCCTCTTTGGCGACGATGCCCGGTTCCGCAAACGCATCGACATGGGCCAGCACGCGTATGGCGAAGGGGAATACAAGTACTTCACGTATCCGCTGCCGCCCCTCGTCCAGGCGCTGCGCGTCGGCCTCTACCGCCACCTCGCCCCCATTGGAAACCGCTGGGCGACCGCGTTGGGCACCCCGACTCGGTATGCGGATTCCCTGGCAGACTTCCTCGACCTCTGTGCAAGCGCCGGGCAAACGAAGCCGACTCCCCTCATGCTGCACTACGGGCCCGGGGGCTACAACTGCCTGCACCAGGACCTCTACGGCGCCGTGGCCTTCCCGCTTCAGGTCGTGTTCGCCCTCAGCGATCCGGGCCGTGACTACACCGGCGGCGACGTCCTGCTCGTGGAGCAGCGGCCGCGCGCCCAGTCACGCGGCGATTCGTATGTCCTCGCACGTGGCGCTGGGCTCGTCTTCACGACGCGCTACCGCCCCGTGGCCGGGCGCCGGGGCTCGTATCGCGTGAACGTGCGGCATGGCGTGAGCCGAATTCGCACCGGCGAGCGCTTCACGCTCGGCATCATCTTCCACGACGCGGCGTAA
- the ilvB gene encoding biosynthetic-type acetolactate synthase large subunit — MKLNGSQMVCESLVAEGVRTVFGLPGGAIMPLYDVLPNYPIDHVLVRHEQGAAHMADGYGRASGDVGVCMATSGPGAINLVVGLATAMMDSAPVVAITANVATAAIGSDAFQEADITGISIPVTKHNFLVRDIHDLPRVMKEAFHLARTGRPGPVLVDVPKDVLQKEAEFAYPTRVSMPGYNPTTQPNMVQVRKAARLIEDAHRPVIIAGHGVIISRAWDELLELANTTNIPVVNTLLGLSNFPADHPLYLGMMGMHGTAYACHAVDQADLIIGVGIRFDDRAMGKYSAFAPHAKIIHMDIDPAEIGKNVRADVPIVADCKKALRAVLEEIGECVDRAPWIEHIDHLRQQFPIPEPPKDGRLSHRHVLRELWRATGGRAIVTTDVGQHQMFAAQEFGFLGTNTHISSGGLGTMGYSLPAAIGVKYARPDETVWCCAGDGGFQMTSQELAVVKKHRLDLKIALFNNHYLGMVRQWQELFYKGNYVEVDLSDSVDFLKLADAYSIPARQVEDPAGVAQAVKWAMDQPGPALIEFLIDPAENVFPMVVPGTALAEVIPFETHTRGDNGQQPVHVQSGHQPLSLPGLRH; from the coding sequence ATGAAGTTGAACGGGTCGCAAATGGTCTGCGAGAGTCTCGTGGCCGAGGGCGTCCGGACAGTATTCGGGCTCCCAGGCGGGGCCATCATGCCCCTCTACGACGTGCTGCCCAACTACCCCATCGATCACGTCCTCGTGCGCCACGAGCAGGGCGCCGCCCACATGGCCGACGGCTACGGTCGCGCGAGCGGCGATGTCGGCGTGTGCATGGCAACGTCCGGACCGGGGGCGATCAACCTCGTCGTCGGCCTTGCCACGGCCATGATGGACTCCGCGCCCGTCGTGGCCATCACCGCCAACGTGGCCACGGCCGCCATCGGCTCCGACGCGTTCCAGGAAGCCGACATCACGGGCATCTCCATCCCGGTGACGAAGCACAACTTCCTCGTGCGCGACATCCACGATCTCCCACGCGTGATGAAGGAGGCGTTTCACCTCGCCCGCACTGGCCGCCCGGGTCCGGTCCTGGTTGACGTGCCAAAGGATGTGCTCCAAAAAGAAGCCGAGTTCGCCTATCCCACCCGCGTCTCCATGCCCGGCTATAACCCCACGACGCAGCCGAATATGGTGCAGGTCCGCAAGGCGGCGCGCCTGATCGAGGATGCGCATCGGCCAGTCATCATCGCCGGGCACGGCGTGATCATCTCGCGCGCGTGGGACGAGCTGCTGGAGTTGGCGAACACGACCAACATCCCGGTCGTGAACACGCTCCTCGGGCTCAGCAACTTTCCGGCGGACCACCCGCTCTATCTCGGCATGATGGGCATGCACGGCACGGCGTACGCGTGCCACGCGGTCGATCAGGCAGACCTCATCATCGGTGTGGGGATCCGCTTTGACGACCGCGCCATGGGCAAGTACTCGGCCTTCGCCCCGCACGCCAAAATCATCCACATGGATATCGACCCGGCGGAGATCGGCAAGAACGTCCGGGCGGATGTGCCCATTGTCGCGGACTGCAAGAAAGCGCTGCGCGCGGTGCTCGAGGAGATCGGAGAGTGCGTCGACCGAGCGCCATGGATCGAACACATCGACCACCTTCGGCAGCAATTTCCCATCCCCGAGCCGCCGAAAGACGGCCGGCTATCGCATCGGCACGTGCTCCGCGAGCTGTGGCGGGCGACGGGCGGACGCGCCATCGTCACCACGGACGTGGGCCAGCACCAAATGTTCGCGGCGCAGGAGTTCGGGTTCCTGGGCACGAATACGCACATCTCATCGGGCGGCCTGGGCACCATGGGGTACTCCCTCCCGGCCGCCATCGGCGTGAAGTACGCGCGGCCAGACGAAACGGTCTGGTGCTGCGCCGGAGACGGCGGCTTCCAGATGACCAGCCAGGAGCTGGCGGTTGTGAAGAAGCACCGCCTCGACCTCAAGATCGCCCTCTTCAACAACCACTACCTGGGCATGGTCCGGCAGTGGCAGGAGCTCTTCTACAAGGGGAACTACGTCGAGGTCGACCTGTCCGACTCGGTGGACTTCCTCAAGCTGGCGGACGCGTACAGCATTCCGGCCCGCCAGGTCGAGGACCCCGCGGGCGTGGCGCAGGCCGTCAAGTGGGCGATGGACCAGCCGGGACCGGCCCTCATCGAATTCCTCATCGACCCAGCGGAAAACGTGTTCCCCATGGTGGTGCCCGGGACGGCACTCGCGGAGGTGATCCCCTTTGAAACACACACTCGTGGCGACAATGGACAACAACCCGTTCACGTTCAATCGGGTCATCAGCCTCTTTCGCTCCCGGGGCTTCGTCATTGA
- a CDS encoding cupin domain-containing protein: MAQTAIEESVRESAREARAWKSPYEEWKESQGIPTIHGLAVDNVYTVELTPWPARGGSGVFINLDGTGGFNDTYVCEIPPRQSLQPIKHIYEETVFILSGQGATTVWIDDQKKQTFEWHKGSYFAIPPNAWYQHHNVSGSEPARYIAMTAAPRVIDTFKNLDFVFNNPFVFTDRFNGEEGYFKEAPQIRARGGWPTNFVSDVMEASVRRTHADGGPTWNRAIGGFGTAFAMVNSTVRSHSSGWAVGTYKKAHRHGPGIHVLILKGTGYSLMWLENQPVQRIDWGPGSMFVPPEMWFHQHFNTSPEPVLFLAIGWGTDKPKLGGKQYVYVSTKEGGDQIEWEDEDPAIHRDFEAALARVGVTCQMGAHHPFCTQKS, from the coding sequence ATGGCGCAGACAGCAATCGAGGAATCCGTTCGCGAGTCGGCCCGCGAGGCCCGCGCCTGGAAGTCGCCCTACGAGGAATGGAAGGAATCCCAGGGAATCCCAACGATTCACGGCCTGGCCGTGGACAACGTCTACACCGTCGAGTTGACGCCGTGGCCAGCCCGGGGTGGATCCGGCGTGTTCATCAACCTGGACGGCACTGGGGGATTCAACGATACGTACGTGTGCGAGATTCCGCCAAGGCAGTCTCTGCAGCCGATCAAGCACATCTACGAAGAGACCGTGTTCATTCTCAGCGGTCAAGGCGCGACCACGGTCTGGATCGACGATCAGAAAAAGCAGACCTTCGAGTGGCACAAAGGCAGCTACTTTGCCATTCCGCCCAACGCGTGGTACCAGCACCACAACGTGTCGGGTTCCGAGCCGGCGCGCTACATCGCGATGACCGCGGCGCCGCGTGTCATCGATACGTTCAAGAACCTCGACTTCGTATTCAACAACCCGTTCGTCTTCACCGATCGCTTCAACGGTGAGGAGGGCTATTTCAAGGAGGCGCCGCAGATCCGGGCGCGGGGCGGCTGGCCCACGAACTTCGTATCGGACGTCATGGAGGCGAGCGTTCGCCGAACCCACGCCGACGGCGGGCCCACCTGGAACCGCGCGATCGGCGGGTTCGGCACGGCGTTCGCGATGGTGAACAGCACCGTTCGCTCGCATAGCTCGGGATGGGCCGTGGGCACGTATAAGAAGGCGCATCGCCACGGGCCGGGCATCCACGTCCTCATCCTGAAGGGGACCGGGTACTCCCTCATGTGGCTGGAGAACCAGCCCGTGCAGCGCATTGACTGGGGCCCGGGCAGCATGTTCGTCCCGCCGGAGATGTGGTTTCACCAGCACTTCAACACGAGCCCGGAGCCGGTCCTGTTCCTGGCCATCGGCTGGGGGACGGACAAGCCCAAACTGGGCGGCAAGCAGTACGTGTACGTCAGCACCAAAGAGGGCGGGGACCAGATCGAGTGGGAGGACGAGGACCCGGCGATCCACCGGGACTTCGAGGCAGCTCTGGCGCGGGTCGGCGTCACATGCCAGATGGGGGCGCACCACCCCTTCTGCACACAGAAATCGTAG
- a CDS encoding VOC family protein, which yields MTIVLDHLSIPARDKVATAEWYAHVFGVRYAGPRRDFAPVAVTGSLTLNFETSDVPEAHHYAFMVAADEFAAIRQRLEQASIPYGSSTRDSNGEVYNHDGRRGFYFTDPNGHGLEVMAPSATT from the coding sequence ATGACCATCGTCCTGGATCACCTCAGCATTCCTGCACGGGACAAGGTCGCCACGGCCGAGTGGTACGCGCACGTGTTCGGTGTGAGGTACGCGGGTCCGCGGCGCGACTTCGCCCCCGTCGCCGTCACCGGCTCCCTCACGCTCAACTTCGAGACGTCAGACGTTCCCGAGGCCCATCACTACGCCTTCATGGTGGCGGCGGACGAGTTCGCGGCAATTCGACAGCGGCTGGAGCAAGCGTCCATTCCGTATGGCAGCTCTACGCGCGACAGCAATGGCGAGGTATACAACCACGACGGGCGGCGCGGGTTTTACTTCACCGACCCCAACGGCCACGGCCTCGAGGTCATGGCCCCGAGCGCAACGACGTAA
- a CDS encoding C39 family peptidase, with protein sequence MAPATAAAPGPSATNSRGSDADLTAATSAPIKRAVGNFALDVPFRTQKDGARFQGANCGPASLAMVLEAFGMGQTNSDLRWLAQLYHGNPGRGGGTALEDLAAVGRDFGLDPIGPYDGDDFAQWTIGDIEDQLRQEHPVIALVKYRLLPDHLDSPIGYDHYVVLFGVEGDQFLYHDPAYESAADGADHWISAAQLNVAMGVASIPHQAVAFAPGAFQALRAKGL encoded by the coding sequence ATGGCGCCGGCAACCGCCGCGGCGCCGGGCCCGAGCGCGACCAACAGTCGAGGCTCGGACGCCGATCTCACGGCGGCGACCAGCGCGCCCATCAAGCGGGCGGTTGGGAACTTTGCCCTGGACGTGCCGTTTCGCACCCAGAAAGATGGCGCCCGATTCCAGGGGGCCAATTGCGGGCCGGCGTCGCTGGCCATGGTCCTGGAGGCGTTCGGGATGGGCCAGACCAACTCGGACCTTCGGTGGCTTGCGCAGCTCTATCACGGCAACCCTGGCCGCGGGGGCGGCACCGCCCTCGAAGATCTCGCCGCCGTCGGCCGCGATTTCGGCCTCGACCCGATCGGCCCCTACGACGGCGACGACTTCGCGCAGTGGACGATCGGCGACATCGAGGACCAGCTTCGCCAGGAGCATCCGGTGATCGCCCTCGTGAAGTACCGCCTGCTGCCGGATCATCTCGACTCGCCAATCGGCTACGACCACTACGTCGTGCTCTTCGGGGTCGAGGGCGATCAGTTCCTCTATCACGACCCGGCCTATGAGTCGGCCGCGGACGGCGCGGATCACTGGATTAGCGCGGCGCAGCTCAACGTGGCCATGGGCGTCGCGTCGATTCCCCATCAGGCCGTCGCCTTCGCCCCGGGGGCCTTTCAGGCGCTGCGCGCGAAGGGCCTCTAG
- the ilvN gene encoding acetolactate synthase small subunit has translation MKHTLVATMDNNPFTFNRVISLFRSRGFVIESLTIGQTDVQDMMRLTIVVDGSRTAVEQVVKQLYKVVEVRKVSDLSEDQPVVRELALIKVTSKPTTRAEIMQLVDIYRARIVDVALGSVMIEVTGDPEKIDSLVGLLKGFGIKELVRTGVVAMVRGSSGKETATPREVPAWA, from the coding sequence TTGAAACACACACTCGTGGCGACAATGGACAACAACCCGTTCACGTTCAATCGGGTCATCAGCCTCTTTCGCTCCCGGGGCTTCGTCATTGAGTCGCTGACCATCGGCCAGACCGACGTCCAGGACATGATGCGGCTCACCATCGTCGTGGATGGATCCAGGACGGCGGTCGAGCAGGTCGTGAAGCAGCTCTACAAGGTCGTCGAGGTCCGGAAGGTCTCGGACCTCTCGGAGGATCAGCCCGTCGTGCGCGAGCTGGCGCTCATCAAGGTCACCAGCAAGCCGACGACTCGGGCCGAGATCATGCAGCTCGTGGACATCTACCGCGCGCGCATCGTCGACGTGGCGCTGGGTTCGGTGATGATCGAGGTCACCGGAGATCCGGAGAAGATCGACTCCCTCGTCGGTCTGCTGAAGGGCTTCGGCATTAAGGAGCTGGTCCGGACCGGCGTCGTGGCCATGGTGCGTGGCAGCAGCGGCAAGGAGACGGCGACGCCGCGCGAGGTACCTGCGTGGGCGTGA
- a CDS encoding PDZ domain-containing protein, producing MPTPTIRYTVAMPRPATHLLNVSVEIDGPGDAVELRFPVWTPGSYMVREFARHVQGFRAEAGGNPLRWTKTRKDSWRIECEGAPTVAVSYDVYANDLTVRTSHLDATHAFFNPANLLPYTPARAREPLLLTVRAPMGWTVATGLARADRAGTVFLASDYDELVDCPVHVGPDPVLEFQACGAPHCVATWGRSNLDPARLLADLTRIVETEAAIFGGVPYRDYLFILMATSGGRGGLEHRNSSANMVPRFSFRPGRTYERVLSLLAHEHFHTWNVKRIHPMWNGGAYDYGIENYTRLLWAMEGITEYYSSLTLRRAGLITPERYLEILADQMRDLAETPGRALQSLEEASFDAWIKYYRPDEHSANSSVSYYLKGALVSLLLDLEIRERTSGARSLDDLMRLLWERYGMPDRGVPEDAYQALVREVAGGDWSAFFDRYVRGREELDLAPALRSVGIEIETKRDANAPEAWLGIRTRTESGRLKIAAIPSSGPAWESELSAGDEILAVDGFRVDDASLADRLRDYRPGDTATVAAFHGDQLIEVPIVLGTAPATRFTLKKIARPTVRQREAYASWIAAPWK from the coding sequence ATGCCCACGCCAACCATCCGATACACGGTCGCCATGCCGCGCCCCGCGACGCATCTGCTCAACGTGAGCGTGGAAATCGACGGGCCTGGCGATGCCGTCGAACTGCGTTTCCCCGTTTGGACGCCCGGCTCGTACATGGTCCGCGAGTTCGCCCGTCACGTGCAGGGGTTTCGCGCGGAAGCGGGTGGCAATCCCCTGCGGTGGACGAAGACCCGGAAAGACTCCTGGCGGATCGAATGCGAGGGCGCGCCGACCGTGGCGGTTTCGTACGACGTGTATGCCAACGACCTCACGGTTCGAACGAGTCATCTCGACGCGACCCACGCCTTCTTCAACCCCGCCAATCTTCTCCCATACACGCCTGCGCGCGCCCGCGAGCCGTTGCTGCTGACGGTGCGTGCGCCCATGGGCTGGACTGTTGCGACCGGGCTGGCGCGCGCCGACCGCGCTGGCACCGTGTTCCTGGCTTCAGACTACGACGAGCTGGTCGATTGTCCGGTCCACGTGGGACCGGACCCAGTACTGGAGTTCCAGGCCTGCGGCGCTCCCCACTGCGTCGCGACGTGGGGCCGATCGAATCTCGACCCCGCGCGCCTGCTGGCCGATCTCACCCGCATCGTCGAGACCGAGGCGGCGATCTTCGGCGGGGTACCGTATCGGGACTACCTGTTCATCCTCATGGCAACCAGCGGCGGCCGCGGCGGACTCGAGCACCGCAATTCCTCGGCCAACATGGTTCCTCGCTTCTCATTTCGGCCGGGCCGGACGTACGAGCGTGTGCTCAGCCTCCTCGCGCACGAGCACTTCCACACCTGGAATGTCAAGCGCATTCATCCGATGTGGAATGGCGGCGCCTATGACTACGGGATCGAGAACTACACCCGTCTCTTGTGGGCGATGGAGGGAATCACCGAGTACTACAGCTCCTTGACCCTCCGAAGAGCCGGGCTCATCACCCCTGAACGGTACCTCGAGATCCTGGCCGACCAGATGCGCGACCTGGCCGAGACGCCGGGCCGTGCGCTTCAGAGCCTCGAAGAAGCCAGCTTCGACGCGTGGATCAAGTACTACCGTCCCGACGAGCATTCGGCGAACTCATCCGTCTCGTACTACCTGAAGGGTGCGCTGGTGAGCCTCCTGCTGGACCTGGAGATTCGCGAGCGCACAAGCGGCGCTCGGAGTCTCGACGACCTGATGCGGCTCCTCTGGGAACGATACGGGATGCCCGACCGGGGTGTGCCGGAAGACGCTTACCAAGCCCTGGTGCGGGAAGTAGCCGGCGGGGATTGGTCCGCCTTCTTCGACCGGTACGTGCGCGGACGTGAGGAGCTGGATCTGGCGCCCGCGCTCCGCTCCGTCGGCATTGAGATCGAAACCAAGCGGGACGCGAATGCGCCGGAGGCGTGGCTCGGGATCCGCACGCGAACGGAGTCTGGTCGGCTGAAGATCGCGGCCATTCCTTCTAGCGGGCCGGCCTGGGAGAGCGAGCTTTCGGCCGGGGACGAGATCCTCGCCGTGGACGGCTTCCGCGTCGACGACGCGAGCCTCGCGGACCGTCTCCGCGACTACCGGCCGGGGGACACCGCAACCGTCGCCGCGTTTCACGGCGACCAGCTCATCGAGGTCCCAATCGTTCTCGGCACAGCGCCAGCGACGCGATTCACCCTTAAAAAGATTGCGCGCCCGACAGTTCGCCAGCGTGAGGCGTACGCGTCGTGGATCGCGGCGCCGTGGAAGTAG
- a CDS encoding cupin domain-containing protein has product METIQELDAWLAERHLNGHWRGMGERAEFKPYLWKWSEIYEGLMAATRIVPMDQTGRRTIQLRNPSMGDRMSNTIHMSIQCVMPGEVAEAHRHTAAAVRFVIQGSPDAATVVNGEPLPMEEGDFITTPSWCWHDHYNHSDHPIMWLDGLDIRLTAMGKLLGEGFPKPTQDILRPIGYSASTLGHVKPSWAKAEEQPPAFRYSWKDTQATLDALRESETDGDPFDGLQLTYTNPMTGGPTLPTFACELQLLPPNLKTKAHRHISTTIYQVFRGSGVTVVDGEVLEWTKGDIFVVPPWTGHYHENRSSEDAVLYSMDDWPALKALGLYREEEVAAS; this is encoded by the coding sequence ATGGAGACGATCCAGGAATTGGACGCCTGGCTTGCGGAGCGGCATTTAAACGGCCACTGGCGTGGGATGGGCGAGCGCGCCGAGTTCAAGCCCTACCTCTGGAAGTGGTCCGAGATCTACGAGGGGCTGATGGCGGCCACCCGGATCGTTCCGATGGACCAGACGGGCCGTCGCACAATCCAGCTTCGTAATCCGAGCATGGGCGACCGGATGAGCAATACGATCCACATGTCGATCCAGTGTGTCATGCCTGGCGAGGTTGCCGAGGCTCACCGACACACGGCGGCCGCGGTCCGCTTCGTGATTCAGGGCTCGCCGGACGCGGCCACCGTCGTCAACGGTGAACCGCTCCCCATGGAGGAGGGCGATTTCATCACGACGCCGAGCTGGTGCTGGCACGACCACTACAACCATAGCGACCATCCGATCATGTGGCTGGACGGCCTCGACATCCGGCTCACCGCGATGGGGAAGCTCTTGGGCGAGGGGTTCCCGAAGCCCACGCAAGACATCCTGCGACCGATCGGCTACTCGGCCTCCACGCTGGGGCACGTGAAGCCTTCATGGGCCAAGGCTGAGGAGCAGCCGCCGGCGTTTCGGTACTCCTGGAAGGATACGCAAGCGACGCTCGACGCCCTTCGGGAGAGCGAGACCGATGGAGATCCATTCGACGGCCTACAGCTCACGTACACGAACCCGATGACCGGCGGTCCGACGCTGCCGACGTTCGCCTGCGAGCTGCAGCTTCTCCCCCCCAACCTGAAGACGAAGGCGCACAGGCACATCAGCACGACCATCTATCAGGTGTTCCGAGGGTCCGGCGTCACCGTCGTCGACGGGGAAGTGCTCGAGTGGACCAAGGGCGACATCTTCGTCGTGCCGCCGTGGACGGGCCATTACCACGAGAATCGATCGAGCGAGGACGCGGTCCTGTATTCCATGGACGACTGGCCCGCGCTCAAGGCGCTCGGCCTCTATCGCGAGGAAGAGGTCGCGGCGTCGTAG